From Helicobacter anatolicus, the proteins below share one genomic window:
- a CDS encoding KpsF/GutQ family sugar-phosphate isomerase, translating into MDFQKIAKEVLELEAKELLKVDTTKIDFQNIVETILNSSGKLIVMGVGKSGLIGQKIAATLASTGTPSFFIHPTEAMHGDLGMIEKKDIILAISYSGESDELIAILPHLKRLSYKVITMSKDSRSSLSKGGDFFIPINIEKEACPINTAPTSSTTLTLALGDALAICLMKARSFTTHNFASFHPGGSLGKKLFVKIKDLMQKENLPIISPEIPLKDAIIKMSEARLGSAILAQNNQLYGVLSDGDLRRAMMAKNFSLETPVKSYATLNPKFCDDENMLAQQALEFIEQNKIQLLIITDSAKNIKGVVHLHTLISAGIRNS; encoded by the coding sequence ATGGATTTTCAAAAAATTGCAAAAGAAGTGTTAGAACTAGAAGCAAAAGAACTTTTAAAAGTTGATACTACAAAAATTGATTTTCAGAATATTGTAGAGACAATTTTAAACTCTAGTGGCAAACTTATTGTCATGGGAGTTGGAAAAAGTGGGTTAATTGGGCAAAAAATTGCCGCAACTCTTGCTAGTACTGGTACTCCCAGCTTTTTTATTCACCCTACTGAAGCAATGCACGGTGATTTAGGAATGATAGAAAAAAAGGATATCATTCTTGCTATTAGCTACAGTGGAGAGAGTGATGAACTCATTGCAATTTTACCTCACTTAAAACGCCTAAGCTACAAAGTTATCACAATGAGCAAGGATTCTCGTAGCTCACTATCAAAAGGGGGAGATTTTTTTATCCCCATTAACATTGAAAAAGAAGCTTGCCCTATCAACACAGCTCCCACAAGTTCTACCACCCTTACTCTTGCACTAGGAGATGCATTAGCAATATGCCTCATGAAAGCAAGAAGTTTTACTACACATAATTTTGCATCTTTTCATCCTGGGGGTAGTTTAGGAAAAAAACTTTTTGTAAAAATCAAAGATTTAATGCAAAAAGAAAATCTTCCTATTATTTCACCAGAAATACCTCTAAAAGATGCCATTATCAAGATGAGTGAAGCAAGACTTGGTAGTGCTATACTTGCACAAAATAATCAACTCTATGGTGTTTTAAGCGATGGTGATTTAAGGCGCGCAATGATGGCAAAGAATTTTAGCTTAGAAACTCCTGTAAAATCCTATGCTACATTAAATCCAAAATTTTGTGATGATGAGAATATGCTCGCCCAACAAGCCTTAGAATTTATCGAACAAAATAAAATTCAGCTGCTTATCATTACAGATTCTGCAAAAAACATCAAAGGAGTGGTACATCTGCATACTCTCATTTCTGCAGGCATTAGGAATTCATAA
- a CDS encoding ribonuclease J has translation MENNVENNENIKTEDEKRKPFVRTNSAKTRAHSDDQESPKNARKEKKRWNSKKDTKNEHTNTGVREIQNVNERGNLGFHKDLKKGVEINNRIQKSSLNPHYKLNLNTKAKVRITPLGGLGEIGGNMMVMETENSAIIIDVGMSFPEENMHGVDILIPDFNYIHAIKDKIAGVVITHAHEDHIGAVPYLYKQLQFPLYGTPLALGMIGNKFDEHGLKKFRSCFRIVEKRKPIAIGDFEIEWIHITHSIIDASALAIKTEAGIIVHTGDFKIDHTPIDNLPTDLHRLAYYGEQGVMLLLSDSTNSHKSGSTASEASVGPTFDALFKAAEGRVIMSTFSSNIHRVYQAISYGIQHNRKVAVIGRSMEKNIDIARELGYINIPSDIFIEAHEVNNYPDEEVLIVTTGSQGETMSALYRMATDEHRHIKIKPTDMVIISAKAIPGNESAVSTVLNFLMKSGAKVAYQDFSEIHVSGHAAQEEQKLMLRLIKPKFFLPVHGEYNHVAKHKETAIKCGVLEKNIYLMEDGDQIEVNPSYIRKVKSIKSGKIFIDNQACTEIDNIVVTERQALADCGMLVLVAFINKHEQKLLKDTKITTLGIINPKNEKSFIKELEDVLSLHIKNMKSETLASAKTLENDLRNMLRKFLFKKTKKYPTIVIHTYTK, from the coding sequence ATGGAAAACAATGTGGAAAATAACGAAAACATAAAAACAGAAGATGAAAAAAGAAAGCCATTTGTTCGAACAAATTCTGCAAAAACTAGGGCGCATAGCGATGATCAAGAATCTCCAAAAAATGCGCGTAAAGAAAAAAAACGCTGGAATTCTAAAAAAGATACTAAAAATGAACATACAAATACTGGGGTTAGGGAAATTCAAAATGTTAATGAGCGTGGCAATCTTGGATTCCATAAAGACCTCAAAAAAGGCGTAGAAATTAATAATCGCATTCAAAAAAGTTCTCTTAATCCTCATTACAAACTTAACCTTAACACCAAAGCAAAAGTAAGAATCACTCCACTTGGTGGGCTTGGTGAAATTGGTGGAAATATGATGGTAATGGAAACAGAAAATTCTGCGATTATTATTGATGTGGGAATGAGCTTCCCTGAAGAAAATATGCATGGTGTAGATATTTTAATTCCTGACTTTAACTATATTCATGCAATTAAAGATAAAATTGCTGGTGTAGTGATTACTCATGCACACGAAGATCATATTGGCGCGGTGCCCTATTTATACAAACAATTACAATTTCCTTTGTATGGCACACCCCTTGCCCTAGGAATGATTGGAAATAAATTTGATGAACATGGGTTAAAAAAATTCCGCTCCTGTTTTAGAATTGTAGAAAAACGCAAACCTATTGCGATTGGGGATTTTGAAATTGAATGGATTCATATCACACACTCTATTATTGATGCATCAGCACTTGCCATCAAAACAGAAGCAGGAATCATTGTTCATACTGGAGATTTTAAAATCGATCACACTCCTATTGATAATCTCCCTACAGACTTACATCGTCTTGCATACTATGGTGAGCAAGGTGTTATGCTTTTATTAAGCGATTCTACAAACTCTCATAAAAGTGGTAGCACAGCATCAGAAGCAAGCGTTGGGCCAACTTTTGATGCACTTTTCAAAGCTGCAGAAGGAAGAGTAATTATGAGTACATTCTCCTCTAATATCCACCGCGTATATCAAGCAATTAGCTATGGAATCCAACATAATAGAAAAGTTGCTGTCATCGGTAGATCTATGGAAAAAAATATTGATATAGCACGAGAGTTAGGCTACATCAATATTCCTAGCGATATCTTTATCGAAGCACATGAAGTAAATAATTATCCTGATGAAGAAGTATTGATTGTTACTACCGGCTCACAAGGGGAAACTATGAGTGCGCTTTATCGTATGGCAACAGATGAGCATCGTCATATAAAAATCAAACCCACAGACATGGTAATTATCTCTGCAAAAGCAATTCCTGGAAATGAAAGCGCGGTTTCTACTGTATTAAATTTTCTTATGAAATCTGGTGCAAAAGTCGCTTATCAAGACTTTAGTGAGATTCATGTAAGTGGGCATGCTGCACAAGAAGAACAAAAGCTCATGCTACGCCTCATTAAACCAAAATTCTTCTTACCTGTACATGGAGAATACAACCACGTTGCTAAACACAAAGAAACTGCTATTAAATGTGGTGTTTTAGAAAAAAATATTTATCTCATGGAAGATGGTGATCAAATCGAGGTTAATCCTAGCTATATTCGTAAAGTTAAGTCCATAAAGAGTGGAAAAATATTTATTGACAATCAAGCTTGTACAGAAATTGACAATATTGTCGTCACAGAAAGACAAGCACTAGCTGATTGCGGAATGCTTGTTTTGGTGGCATTTATTAATAAACATGAGCAAAAATTGCTCAAAGATACAAAAATTACCACCTTAGGAATCATTAATCCTAAGAATGAAAAATCCTTTATTAAAGAATTAGAAGATGTTCTATCCTTGCATATTAAAAATATGAAATCTGAAACACTAGCAAGTGCAAAAACATTGGAAAATGATCTTAGAAACATGCTAAGAAAATTTTTATTCAAAAAAACAAAAAAATATCCTACAATCGTCATTCATACTTATACAAAATAA
- the hisF gene encoding imidazole glycerol phosphate synthase subunit HisF, translated as MQDFAKRIIPCLDIKEGRVVKGVNFEGLREMGDPVALAKKYSDMGADELVLLDISASLEKRSIMLDVVKKVSREVFIPLSVGGGISSLEDINCLLDSGVDKVSLNSFAIKNPEFITQSAKKFGSQCIIIAIDVKKTMQTKSGWSVFVKGGSEDTHKDLGEWISEVCNRGAGEILLTSMDCDGVKQGFDIECLEFVKKLASVPVIASGGAGKMKDFLEIFQEDPKGECLADAGLAASIFHQDIIKIPDLKAYLQSQKIPVRI; from the coding sequence ATGCAGGATTTTGCAAAAAGAATTATACCTTGTCTAGATATCAAAGAGGGTAGGGTAGTAAAAGGTGTGAATTTTGAGGGATTAAGAGAGATGGGAGATCCTGTAGCTTTAGCAAAAAAATATAGTGATATGGGTGCTGATGAGTTAGTGCTGCTTGATATTAGTGCTTCTCTTGAAAAAAGATCTATTATGCTAGATGTAGTAAAAAAAGTGTCCAGGGAAGTTTTTATTCCTTTAAGTGTAGGAGGGGGGATTAGTAGTCTGGAAGATATAAATTGTTTATTAGATTCTGGTGTAGATAAAGTAAGTCTAAATAGCTTTGCTATTAAAAATCCAGAATTTATTACACAAAGTGCAAAAAAATTTGGTAGTCAATGTATTATTATAGCTATTGATGTAAAAAAAACGATGCAAACAAAAAGTGGATGGAGTGTTTTTGTTAAAGGGGGTAGTGAGGACACACATAAGGATTTGGGAGAATGGATTAGTGAAGTTTGCAATCGGGGCGCAGGAGAGATTTTGTTGACCAGTATGGATTGTGATGGAGTGAAACAAGGTTTTGATATAGAATGTTTAGAGTTTGTTAAAAAGCTTGCTAGTGTTCCTGTGATCGCTAGTGGCGGTGCAGGAAAAATGAAAGATTTTTTAGAGATTTTTCAAGAAGATCCTAAGGGAGAGTGTCTTGCTGATGCGGGACTTGCTGCGAGTATTTTTCATCAAGATATTATTAAGATTCCTGATTTAAAAGCTTATTTGCAATCTCAAAAAATACCAGTAAGAATTTAA
- the rsmA gene encoding 16S rRNA (adenine(1518)-N(6)/adenine(1519)-N(6))-dimethyltransferase RsmA produces the protein MLEYSQKFGDILHYQAKKKFGQNFLKDKSFVYKIVQSIPNIYSDEKIIEIGVGLGDLSDELLKLYPIKAYEIDSDLCSLLRKKYGSMLDSKRFELINQDVLELKNSQGWLHNTPYILVSNLPYYVATHIILKALKDPLCKGFIVMTQKEVAQKFSATCGESAFCALSVLTQTLGIAQYLFDVPNTAFDPIPKVTSAVFMVKKNQNMLKENFENMLKIAFSAPRKKLFKNLAARHDKEKLHKAFEQLEIDKDIRAHQLETHLYHQIFELIKE, from the coding sequence TTGCTAGAATATTCTCAAAAATTTGGAGATATTTTGCATTATCAGGCAAAAAAAAAGTTTGGGCAAAACTTCTTAAAAGACAAAAGTTTTGTTTATAAAATTGTCCAATCCATTCCCAATATATATAGCGATGAAAAAATCATAGAAATTGGGGTTGGCTTGGGTGATTTGAGCGATGAGCTGCTCAAACTATATCCTATAAAAGCTTATGAAATTGATAGTGATTTGTGTTCTTTACTTAGAAAAAAATATGGCAGCATGCTAGATTCTAAAAGATTTGAATTGATTAATCAAGATGTGCTAGAACTGAAAAATTCGCAGGGTTGGTTACATAATACTCCCTACATCTTAGTATCAAATCTACCTTATTATGTAGCCACGCATATTATATTAAAAGCGTTAAAAGATCCTTTATGCAAAGGATTTATCGTCATGACGCAAAAAGAAGTGGCACAAAAATTTAGTGCAACATGCGGAGAATCTGCATTTTGTGCTTTAAGTGTTTTAACCCAAACACTTGGAATAGCACAATATTTATTTGATGTTCCAAATACTGCTTTTGATCCAATACCTAAGGTAACATCTGCGGTTTTTATGGTCAAAAAAAATCAGAACATGCTAAAAGAAAATTTTGAAAATATGTTAAAAATTGCCTTTAGCGCACCGCGTAAAAAATTATTCAAAAATCTAGCCGCACGACATGATAAAGAAAAACTGCATAAAGCTTTTGAACAATTAGAAATTGATAAGGATATTAGAGCTCATCAGCTAGAAACTCATTTGTATCACCAAATTTTTGAATTAATAAAGGAATAA
- a CDS encoding dicarboxylate/amino acid:cation symporter, with the protein MKLTLTKQIFIALVLGIFVGYIFPDFSTHLKVFGDIFIRMIKMIIIPLVFTTLIVGIAGTGNFKKLGKLGGKSIIWFEIASLLALVIGLVVVNLLHPGTGVNLNTSENHIYNTAEKHLDIVAFLVNIVPSNIMQACANGDILQIIFFCCFFGVALAHLGDKGQNIVNLAQNVAEAMFKVTQYIMYYAPIGVFAMIAYAVGNFGLSMMIPLGKLVFSLYFAIFIFLLILLCITSFIAKANLFCIIKALWQPLLLGYSTAASEAALPLLMQKLHALKIPKPIITFVIPTGYSFNLDGSTLYTSLAVIFLAQMYQIELSLSQQIVMLLVLMVSTKGIAGVPGASIVVITATAASFGIPTEGIAIILSVDRIMDMARTFCNILGNSIATIIVALWEKEISGKEIQDACKA; encoded by the coding sequence ATGAAATTAACACTTACAAAACAAATTTTTATTGCTTTAGTTTTAGGAATCTTTGTAGGATATATTTTCCCTGATTTTTCCACACACCTCAAAGTTTTTGGAGATATTTTTATCCGCATGATCAAAATGATCATCATCCCTCTTGTTTTTACTACACTAATTGTAGGCATTGCAGGAACAGGAAATTTCAAAAAACTTGGAAAACTTGGAGGAAAAAGTATTATCTGGTTTGAAATTGCAAGTCTTTTAGCTCTTGTTATTGGTCTAGTTGTAGTAAATCTCTTACATCCTGGTACAGGAGTAAATCTTAATACTAGCGAAAATCATATATATAATACAGCAGAAAAACATCTTGATATTGTTGCTTTTTTGGTAAATATCGTGCCTAGCAATATTATGCAAGCTTGTGCTAATGGAGATATTTTACAAATTATATTTTTTTGTTGCTTTTTTGGAGTAGCCTTAGCCCATCTTGGCGATAAGGGGCAAAATATTGTAAATCTTGCACAAAATGTCGCAGAAGCAATGTTTAAAGTCACACAATACATTATGTATTATGCTCCTATTGGTGTTTTTGCAATGATAGCCTATGCAGTAGGTAATTTTGGATTATCAATGATGATTCCTTTAGGCAAGCTTGTATTTTCACTTTATTTTGCAATTTTTATTTTTTTATTGATTTTACTTTGCATTACATCTTTTATTGCAAAAGCAAATTTATTTTGTATAATCAAAGCCTTATGGCAACCCTTACTTTTAGGATATTCTACTGCGGCTAGCGAAGCTGCTCTGCCTTTATTAATGCAAAAGCTCCATGCCCTAAAAATTCCTAAACCTATCATTACTTTTGTAATCCCCACAGGTTATTCTTTCAATCTTGATGGCTCGACACTTTATACTTCATTAGCAGTCATCTTTCTTGCACAAATGTATCAAATAGAGCTTAGTTTATCACAACAAATTGTCATGCTTTTAGTCCTTATGGTATCTACAAAAGGTATTGCTGGTGTGCCTGGGGCATCTATTGTGGTTATTACAGCAACAGCTGCATCATTTGGTATACCTACAGAAGGCATAGCCATTATTCTTAGTGTGGATCGCATTATGGATATGGCACGAACTTTTTGTAATATTCTAGGTAACTCTATTGCAACAATTATTGTTGCCTTATGGGAAAAAGAAATTAGTGGAAAAGAAATACAAGATGCATGTAAAGCTTAA